From one Balaenoptera acutorostrata chromosome 6, mBalAcu1.1, whole genome shotgun sequence genomic stretch:
- the USP20 gene encoding ubiquitin carboxyl-terminal hydrolase 20, translated as MGDSRGLCPHLDSVGEVTKEDLLLKSKGTCQSCGVSGPNLWACLQVACSYVGCGESFADHSTIHAQAKKHNLTVNLTTFRVWCYACEKEVFLEPRLAAQPPGPSPKFSEQDSALPSHPLKAVPIAVADEGESESEDDDLKPRGLTGMKNLGNSCYMNAALQALSNCPPLTQFFLECGGLVRTDKKPALCKSYQKLVSEVWHRKRPSYVVPTSLSHGIKLVNPMFRGYAQQDTQEFLRCLMDQLHEELKEPVVAAAAALTEARDSDSSDTDEKREGDRSPSEDEFLSCDSSSDRGEGDGQGRGRGGSQAETELLIADEAGRAISEKERMKDRKFSWGQQRTNSEQVDEDADVDTAMAALDQQPTDTQPPSPRSTSPCRTPEPDNEAHMRSASRPCSPVHHHEGHAKLAGSPPRASPVRMGPSYVLKKAQVPGAGSRRRKEQRYRSVISDIFDGSILSLVQCLTCDRVSTTVETFQDLSLPIPGKEDLAKLHSAIYQNVPAKPGACGDSSAAQGWLAFIVEYIRRFVVSCTPSWFWGPVVTLEDCLAAFFAADELKGDNMYSCERCKKLRNGVKYCKVLRLPEILCIHLKRFRHEVMYSFKISSHVSFPLEGLDLRPFLAKECTSQITTYDLLSVICHHGTAGSGHYIAYCQNVINGQWYEFDDQYVTEVHETVVQNAEAYVLFYRKSSEEAVRERQQVVSLAAMREPSLLRFYVSREWLNKFNTFAEPGPITNRTFLCSHGGIPPYKYHYIDDLVVILPQNVWEHLYNRFGGGPAVNHLYVCSICQVEIEALAKRRRIEIDTFIKLNKAFQAEESPSVIYCISMQWFREWEAFVKGKDNEPPGPIDNSRIAQVRGSGHIQLKQGADYGQISEETWVYLNNLYGGGPEIALRQSVAQLQDPESLHGEQKIEAETRAV; from the exons ATGGGGGACTCCAGGGGCCTTTGCCCTCATCTTGACTCTGTAGGGGAGGTGACCAAAGAGGACTTGCTGCTCAAATCCAAG GGCACCTGTCAGTCATGCGGTGTTTCCGGACCCAACCTGTGGGCCTGTCTCCAG gttgcctgctcctatgttggctgcggAGAATCCTTCGCTGACCACAGCACCATCCATGCGCAG GCCAAAAAGCACAACCTGACAGTGAACCTGACCACGTTCCGGGTGTGGTGCTACGCCTGCGAGAAGGAGGTGTTCCTGGAGCCTCGGCTGGCGGCCCAGCCGCCAGGCCCCTCGCCCAAGTTCTCAGAGCAG GACTCTGCGCTGCCCTCCCACCCTCTGAAAGCTGTTCCCATTGCTGTGGCTGACGAAGGAGAGTCCGAGTCAGAGGACGATGACCTCAAACCGCGAG GCCTCACGGGCATGAAGAACCTTGGCAACTCCTGCTACATGAACGCGGCCCTGCAGGCCCTGTCCAATTG ccccccactgaCCCAGTTCTTCTTGGAGTGTGGAGGCCTGGTGCGCACAGACAAGAAGCCAGCCCTGTGCAAAAGTTACCAGAAGCTGGTCTCTGAGGTCTGGCACAGAAAACG CCCCAGCTACGTGGTTCCCACCAGCCTGTCCCATGGGATCAAGTTGGTCAACCCGATGTTCCGAGGCTATGCCCAGCAG GACACCCAAGAGTTCCTGCGCTGCCTGATGGACCAGCTGCACGAGGAGCTCAAGGAGCCCGTGGTGGCCGCGGCGGCAGCGCTGACCGAGGCTCGGGACTCGGACTCGAGTGACACGGATGAGAAGCGGGAGGGCGACCGGAGCCCATCAGAGGACGAGTTCCTGTCCTGTGACTCCAGCAGCGACCGCGGTGAGGGCGACGGGCAGGGGCGCGGCAGGGGCGGCTCCCAGGCTGAGACGGAGCTGCTGATCGCGGATGAGGCGGGCCGCGCCATCTCCGAGAAGGAGCGCATGAAGGACCGCAAGTTCTCGTGGGGCCAGCAGCGCACCAACTCGGAGCAGGTGGACGAGGACGCCGACGTGGACACCGCCATGGCCGCCCTGGACCAGCAGCCCACGGACACGCAGCCGCCGTCACCACGGTCCACCAGCCCCTGCCGGACGCCAG AGCCGGACAACGAGGCCCACATGCGCAGCGCCTCTCGCCCCTGCAGCCCTGTCCACCACCACGAGGGCCACGCCAAGCTGGCCGGCAGCCCTCCTCGTGCGAGCCCCGTGAGGATGGGGCCGTCCTACGTGCTCAAGAAAG CCCAGGTACCGGGCGCCGGCAGCCGGCGGCGGAAGGAGCAGCGCTACCGCAGCGTCATCTCAGACATCTTCGACGGCTCCATCCTCAGCCTCGTGCAGTGTCTCACCTGTGACCGG GTGTCCACCACAGTGGAGACATTCCAGGACCTGTCGCTGCCCATTCCTGGCAAGGAAGACCTGGCCAAGCTCCACTCGGCCATCTACCAGAACGTGCCGGCCAAGCCGGGTGCCTGTGGGGACAGCTCCGCCGCCCAGGGCTGGCTGGCCTTTATCGTGGAGTATATCCGACG gtTCGTGGTATCCTGTACCCCCAGCTGGTTTTGGGGGCCGGTCGTCACCCTGGAAGACTGCCTCGCTGCCTTCTTCGCCGCCGATGAGCTGAAGG GTGACAACATGTATAGCTGTGAACGGTGTAAAAA GCTGCGCAACGGCGTGAAGTACTGTAAGGTCCTGCGGTTGCCGGAG atCCTGTGCATTCACCTGAAGCGCTTTCGACACGAGGTGATGTACTCATTCAAAATCAGCAGCCACGTCTCCTTCCCCCTGGAGGGACTTGACCTGCGCCCCTTCCTCGCCAAGGAGTGCACGTCCCAGATCACCACCTACGACCTCCTCTCGGTCATCTGCCACCACGGGACGGCAGGCA GTGGCCACTACATCGCCTACTGCCAGAACGTGATCAACGGGCAGTGGTATGAGTTTGACGACCAGTACGTCACCGAGGTTCACGAGACAGTGGTGCAGAACGCCGAGGCCTATGTGCTCTTCTACAG GAAGAGCAGCGAGGAGGCCGTGCGGGAGCGGCAGCAGGTGGTGTCCCTGGCCGCCATGCGGGAGCCCAGCCTGCTGCGATTCTACGTGTCCCGGGAATGGCTCAACAAGTTCAACACCTTCGCCGAGCCGGGGCCCATCACCAACCGtaccttcctctgctcccacggAG GCATCCCGCCCTACAAATACCACTACATCGACGACCTGGTGGTGATCCTGCCCCAGAACGTCTGGGAGCACCTCTACAACAG GTTTGGGGGCGGCCCAGCCGTGAACCATCTGTACGTGTGCTCCATCTGCCAGGTGGAGATCGAGGCGCTGGCCAAGCGCAGGCGGATTGAGATCGACACCTTCATCAAG ctGAACAAGGCGTTCCAGGCCGAGGAGTCGCCCAGCGTCATCTACTGCATCAGCATGCAGTGGTTCCGGGAGTGGGAGGCCTTCGTCAAGGGCAAGGACAACG AGCCCCCCGGGCCCATTGACAACAGCAGGATCGCGCAGGTCAGAGGAAGCGGCCACATCCAGCTGAAGCAGG GAGCTGACTACGGGCAGATCTCAGAGGAGACCTGGGTGTACCTGAATAACCTGTATGGCGGCGGCCCCGAGATCGCCCTCCGCCAGAGTGTGGCCCAGCTCCAGGACCCGGAGAGCTTGCACGGGGAGCAGAAAATCGAAGCCGAGACCCGGGCCGTGTGA